Part of the Imperialibacter roseus genome, AATAGCGACGTGGCAAGCTCAGCTTCAAAAGAAATCCTTCAATGCCGTAAACCCAATTACAGAAATAACGCACGAGAAGATGAACGCCAGCACCAGCCCGGTGTTTAGCAACCAGCCTGCCCGGTGCTCGCCCATTACCGCTTTCCGATTGACCATGTAGATGATTCCACCAATGACCAAAGGCAGCACAAACACATTGGCCACCTGAGTGGCTATCTGGGCTGCGATGGGGTTAGCCCCCAAAATAGGTACCGACAGCCCGACGACGCAAGCGACGGCTGTGAGCCGCTTGAAAAGCTTCGACTTTAAATCAAGTTCACCGTTTTTATAATCGGAAATCAATAGCGGTGCCACCATCAGGATAGGAAACACCGACGAAAGTCCTGCGCTGAGCGCTCCGGTCATAAACAGCGCCACAGCAAATTTTCCTGCCACAGGCTCCAGGGTGTACACCATATCAATCACCTTGTTGATCGTCAGCCCCTTGTAATACAGGGCACCCATGGCCGTAACCATGATGGAGGCGCTTATGACAAACATGAGCAACGCCGATGACAGGGCGTCTCTCGACTGCAGAGAGGTATGCTCCCTGGCCCAGCCTTTCCCTTGCATCAGCAGCGGCCTCACCACAAAGGTAGGCGCCGCCATGGTGGTGCCCACAAAGGCAGCCACAAGAAGACTTCCTCCCTCGCCTTCAGGAATGGAAGGGATAAAGCCCATCGCTATTTCGCCTGGGGGAGGCAGCACAATGAACATGGAAATGAGAAATGACACGCCCATGATGGTGACGAAAAGAATAAGGATCTTTTCAAAAAACGAATACTTACCCACTATCAGCAGAAAGTACAGGATGGCAAGAATGACCACGGCGATAGACAAAACGGCCCAGTAGCTTTCCGCTGGCAGGCCGGGCAGAAACAAACGAGCGATCTCATAAAGTGCGTTGGCTGAAAGCCCCACGATGCCCGACAGCGAATTCCACTGGCCGATAACGATGCCAACGATAAGTACTACCGCCAGCACTTTGCCAAACTTCAGCTCCGTCTTGAAGCTGTTGACAGCCGTTCGGCCAGTCACCACTGCATACCTGCCATACGCCTCCATGAGTGCCCATGAAAAAATGCAGCTCAGGGCCAGCACCCACAGCAGCTGCGAACCATACTGGCTGCCGGCTTTAGCCATGGAGGTAACACTGCCTGTGCCTACCGTGTACCCAATGCAAAAGAGCCCTGGCCCTATCGACAATAAAAAAGCGGCGATCTTCTTCATACGTTTCTCTTACCAGTTGGTAAATGATCCGTCAGCTCTCCTGAAGCCGGGGTGGTTGTATTCGCTTCCTTTGGTAATCTCGTTGATCAGCTCAACATTGGCAGGATTGAACTCCACACCAAGCCCAGGCCTCTCAGTTGGGTAGAGCTTCCCATTTTTGAAGTTCAGATAGTCGTCGTTGAGGTAGTCAGTCTTCGTTGCGGCATTACCCAGTATCTCAGTGAGCACAAAGCCCGACGAGGCACCCAGCGCATGCACAAGGGCTGCCGTTGAAATCGGGCCGGTAAAGTGAGGAATGAGACCAACATAGTGTGTTTCACAGATGGCAGCGATCTTCATGAATTCGGTAATGCCCCCGGTATTTGGCAATGTTACCCTCGAAAAATCAATCAAGTGGTCTTCCACCAGCTCGTTGATATCCCACCGGTCGCCAAACTGCTCGCCTACGGCGATAGGCACATTCACTTTGGCCCGCAGCGTCTCGTAGATGCCTGGGTTTTCTGACCGCACCAGGTCCTCTACAAAAAGTGGCCGAAGCGGCTCAATCATGTTGCACACCGTCACGGCTTCGGCTGTGTCGAACCGGGTATGCAGGTCGATGCACCATTGCCCGTCTTCCCCTACACCCTCCCGAATTTGCTCACAATGCCTGCGGTAGTTGTTCAGCCACTTGTGTACATCAAAAACGTCTCTCGATCCCACGCCACCATCCGTGCGGAAGGCATAAAATCCGGCTTCCATGCAGGCCTTTGCGGTTTCCTTCACTGTGCCCTGGCCGGGGAAGCCGGTGGAATAGCAAGGAATATAGTCACGGGTAAGGCCGCCAAGCAATTCATACACCGGCACATTCAGCGCTTTACCTTTGATGTCCCACAGAGCCATGTCGAGCGCACCCATGGCGTGGAGCCGCTCACGACCCGAGGGGTAGAAATAGCCCCTGTTCACTTTCTGCCACAGGTGCTCTATGCGAAACGGATCCTCCCCAATCAGCATTTCGGCCACGTTCTGGATCATCTCTTTGGAGCCGCCCTCCCCGATGCCTGTAATGCCACCATTGGTTTCCACCACCACAATGTCCCGCATCTGAGCAAAGGCCGGCTTGGTATAATCGGGATCCCGGTAGTGCCGGATTTTTGTGATTTTGAGGTCGGACTGGGTATGGGCATTCAAAAATGGGAGCCCCATGGCAAGGCCGCTGGCCGTCAAAAGGCTTTTTCTGACAAAGTCTCTTCGGGTGGTCATGAGCAGGTAGTTTTAAGTGGTAGCTATAATGGTCAACCGACAGCAGAAGGTCTGATGTCAGGTAAGGGAAATTAGTATAAAATGAGGAGAAAACGTGAGGGGTGTATTTTTCTGTGACGAGTGGAGAGCTCAGTTGAAGGAAATCCTTTTGTAAAATGCAACGGCACCCAAAAAGGTCCTATTTTTCATAACTCCCTCTTTATCAACCTCCTGCACTACTGCGGCCAGCTTTATCAAGCTGGGCAAACGTGCTGCAAAGCTACAGGAGCCTTGCCCAACTTGGGCAACCTTGCTGCAGTACTGCGGCAGCTTTGCTCAAGCCGAGCGAACGTGATGCAAGCTTGCGGCGGCCTTGCCCAGGTTGAGCAAAGGGTTTTCAGTTTCGACTTGCAAAAAGGCTCGCCATGCCCTGCGACAGACGTGAGTATTTGCGTTATTTAGGATACAACGACTTTGAAATAACCCACAGACAAAATGTAAAAAAAGAGTTTGCAAAAGTTAGACCACTGATAGCACGTTACAATTTCTGTTACAAAAAGTATGATATTAACATCGAACCATTTTGAAGGATTGAACCAATCCTTAGTTTTAGAGTAACATCGATTGAATCTTCGACCACATGCACCTACTTTTCCTTCTTGGCTTCTTGTCTCTACAAAACCGCATCGATGAGCCGCCGATAAAATTTGTCATCGAGTCCAATAAAACTACAGTCATTGAGGGCGAATGCTTTATCTTGACTGCCTACCTTATTTTCCCATCAGATAGCATAGGGTTTAGCCTCCCACCCAATTTCTCGCAGCAGGTTTCAGAATTGCGGAGTAAAATGAAACAAGAGAACTACTTCTACCATGAAAATCTCAAGCCTGAACCTTTCTTTGAAGACCTGCTAATTAATGGGAAAAAATATCGAAGGTTTGAGCTAACAGAGATAGCTGCATGCCCATGTACCGATGACGACATCACGATTCGCTCGCACAAGCTTACCCTACTAAAAGATAAAACATTTGAAACAGAGTTGGAAAGTCAGCCACTCAATATTCGGGTAAACGCAATTGACCAAAACCTACAGGACTCCTTGTATATCAATTATTTCTACAAAATGGTTGGGGTATTTGACCTTTATGAAAAAATAGAAAATGAAAAGAAAAGCTATACAGTAGGAGATACCATTGATTTCACTCTCAGGGTTTATGGAGAAGGGATTTCCTTTCCCGTTGATTTGAATATAAAGAATAGTGATGACTGGATTGTGGAAACCAGAGGAATAACACAAAAAGACACGGTTAGAAGCGGTAAAATGCGAATGTTTAAGACTTTTAACCTGAAACTCATCCCCCTAAAGCCATCGGCCGGTTTTGCTTTTTCAGACCTTTTCTCGTGGACCTATTTTTCATTAGCCGAGAACAAATTAGTTGTACTTGCACCAAAAACAGTTGTAGAGATAGATAACAACATCTCGTACGACCCGCCTGAGCCAAAAAAACGAAAACCAATCTCTACTGCGATCGCAATGGACATTTCGGAGTCGATGCAAATTATCGACTATTACCCCAACCGACGGTACAAAGCATTTGAAGTAACCAACATTTTGCGAAATAAGAACTGCGCTATTCCTGTTCTTTATTTTTCGGGGGAAGTATTCAATGTCGATCGATGTAATTTACTGGACGTGAAAATTCCCGACAAAATGAGAAAGGGTACAGCCCTGGGAGACGCCGTTTGGCAAGCATTGAAGCTTTTGGAAGGCGGACAGGGGGAGAGAAATATCATTTTAATTGGTGATGGCGACGAGACTGCCGGAACTGTTCCGGCAATGAAGATTGCAAAGCTAGCAAATGAAATGGGTGTCAAAATACACACAGTTGGTATTGGCTATAGTGATAGTGTTCCCATCCCAGTTACCTTAAACCAAAAAGTCGACACTGTCTATTTGGATAACACGTTTCGGGACGATCTCTTCAAGGCTGTCAGTAGGGCTTCTGGGGGAGCATACTATTGGATTGATAAATATGTTGATCCGAGATTAACACTTCAGGATTTGGTGCAAACTATCAAATAGAGCTACTGGTAAATCTACCCATTCATCTTTTTAGTGCTACTTGAGCGTTGATCAGCGTTGAGTGGGAATAGTCCACATCAAAAAGTCTGCACTGAGTAAAAAAGACAGTGCAGACTTTCTGATTTAAAGCCTTGTGAAGCTGTGATGTTTACACAGCACCTGGCAACATCACTCTGTTGCGATTGAATCTCGGGTGTTTTTTTGTACCGCAATCACCCCAAAAAGTGAAAGGATAAAAGAGAACGCATAAAAACCTTTTTCGCTGGGAAGCAAATCAGCATTCCACAAGCCGATGGTAAGAAGTACTAGGCACAAAACTGTGCAGAACCAGCAAATGGAATAATACAAATCAGTTACCGGAATGTTTTCCAGCTTGTCACGCACGGCCTTCTGCAGAGAAATCACGGCAAACAAGCCAAACATCAAAACAGTAAAATAATAACCCTTCTCGTTAAGCATCATCTCTGCTCTGAAGAGACCTACGAGGTACCCAATCATACCTGTCAACAGCGCAATCCATGACGCAGCGACAAATGCATTTGATGGTTTTTGATTCATGGTTTTGTGGTTTTTGCTTTGAATAAAAATTAACCTGATGCTTTCAACGAGGTAATTTGACTACTTTGTTTGTACAATAGTGTACAGAGAATTTTTTGCCCTGGCTTCCTGAAATGAAGAAAACAAGTGAAAACAAACTGAAATGGATAGAATGCGGGTATTCGCTATTTGCCTCTATAGGCCCGGAAGCACTTAACATAGAGCGGCTGTCCGGCCTGGTTTCGCTGAGCCGGTCGAGTTTCTATTACTACTTCGGTGATCTTGTCAATTTTGAGCATGAGCTGCTGAAAACCCACATCATGCACTATAAAAAGTTTGGGCAATTGATGCGTGACTATGTTCATTTCGAACAGCTGTTTTCGGACGAAATCATGGAAAACAAAATCGCACTTGCGTTTCACGTCAGTTGCTCATTAACAAGTCAGTAAAACGGTACCAGGAGTGCTCGGACAAGGCACGAGAGTTTACTGAAAAAAAGACCTACGAACTTTGGGCAAAGGCCAAAAACGTGGATAGCAACTCCGAAGCGGAATGGATGCTGTTCAGGGCCATCAGAGACTTCTATTTTGTTCAGTTTGGGCAGGCAGGCCAGGATCCGCAGGATGTGCTGGTGTTACTTTATTCTTATTTGGGGAAGTTGAAGGAGTAGAGGACGTTGCTTTGAGCAAGCCGGAAGCTTGAATAGAAATATCCACATACGCTAAGGCTAAACTTGCCGGAGTGAAGGGAATCTACTTAATGCCAATAACCTTATTGATCTCCCCAAGGTACTGCTCACCTCTAAGTCTAAGTTCATCCATACTTACATTATTAGACGCTCTACTTACAAATTCTTCCAGCCGTTCATATGCCTCTAAAGGCCTATCGAGTTTTTTATACATTATACAGCCTATTATAAAGAAAGACTGAATATGGTTCTCATCTTCCTGGTAGCACACTTCATTATATTTAATTACCTGGTATATGGAATCAATCTCATTAGGGTATCTTTCTTGACTTATCTCATCAAAAACGATAAGAGCTTCCTTCATTCTTCCAAGTTTAATGAGCAAGTACAGTTTACTGTACCTCCAAGTCCCATCTGCTCCGGCCATTCCTGCTGCTTTCTCAACATATTCTAGTGCGAGCTTTGCATCGCCTCTCAGCTTTACCTGTCTTATCGCCTCACTTAGATGTCTATCGTACTCATTCGGTGTAATTTCCAAGTACATTTCCTGATATTCAAGGGACAACTCAATGTCTCCACGGAAGTAGGATAGCCTCGATAGAAGAAAACAGCAAACCCATTTTTGTTGTAAAACCTTAAGTCTGTATTCAGCCAATTCCGGCTTCTGTTCAATGTACTTTATTAATGTATTCCATATTGATATTCCTTGCTCAAATTTATTATCTACCAGTGTCGCAAGACCCATCATATACGTAGCAGTGAAGAAAATTTGTTCTGCGTTGCTTCTAAAGCCGTTCAACTCATCCTCCTCTAAAAAGGTGATCTCCCTTTTCCATAACTCAGCGAATTCTCTCTGAAGGCTTTTGCTGTTAGTCACATTGGTCTGTGCGTGCATAATCAACGCATCTATGCTTAGACAATAGGTGCTTTTGGATGAGTTACGAATAATCAAATCCCCATAAACAAAGAATTTTGCATTTAGCCTTTTTGCCATCTTCAGAAAGGACTTAGATTCGTTTGAATCCATCAAATTTGCTTTTCGAGCCTCAATCCACATCTCAATCTTGTGCCTTGCTGTTTCGGAAAGATGATTATGTAGTACAACTACCTCATAAGTATTATTTAGACCATGGTTTTTTAATTGTCTCTTAAGTTCTTTTGCAAAGTCATTCGCAATCCTGACCTTTTGTTTAACATCTTCAGTGGTAATAGCAATTACGAGGTTCTGCCTTTTTCTATTCCCTAAAGGGAACACCGATCTTTTGTAGTACCAAAATGACACTATTACAAGTTCAACAATGACAAAAGTCAAAATGTGAACTATGGAATTCTCAAAATATGGTTTCAAAAATGGGATCACAATCTCCATCAAAGCCAAAGAAGAGGTTACTATTATGACAATTAGGCTTGATATCCTATTAAAGGAGAAATCCTTATCTAACAGCAACTCTTTCAAATCCATACTTTTGAACACTTCGTAAAAATCTTTCAAATATGTTATAAGTTATCGGAATTATATTTAATGTCAATTTCTATTCGTAAGGATCACTAAAGAAGAAATGAAAAACTAGCCAAAAAAAGAAAGAACGATCAAATGCCTTCCATCCACCCGCAAATTGTCTAGCTGTTATGCCATGAGCTGCATTTATCGTAAGTTCAACCCATTAAACATGCCTAATGCCTACTATGCACAAACTTTCCGCTTCTCTGCTATCAGCAGCCCTATTTTTAGCG contains:
- a CDS encoding vWA domain-containing protein gives rise to the protein MHLLFLLGFLSLQNRIDEPPIKFVIESNKTTVIEGECFILTAYLIFPSDSIGFSLPPNFSQQVSELRSKMKQENYFYHENLKPEPFFEDLLINGKKYRRFELTEIAACPCTDDDITIRSHKLTLLKDKTFETELESQPLNIRVNAIDQNLQDSLYINYFYKMVGVFDLYEKIENEKKSYTVGDTIDFTLRVYGEGISFPVDLNIKNSDDWIVETRGITQKDTVRSGKMRMFKTFNLKLIPLKPSAGFAFSDLFSWTYFSLAENKLVVLAPKTVVEIDNNISYDPPEPKKRKPISTAIAMDISESMQIIDYYPNRRYKAFEVTNILRNKNCAIPVLYFSGEVFNVDRCNLLDVKIPDKMRKGTALGDAVWQALKLLEGGQGERNIILIGDGDETAGTVPAMKIAKLANEMGVKIHTVGIGYSDSVPIPVTLNQKVDTVYLDNTFRDDLFKAVSRASGGAYYWIDKYVDPRLTLQDLVQTIK
- a CDS encoding mandelate racemase/muconate lactonizing enzyme family protein, with the protein product MTTRRDFVRKSLLTASGLAMGLPFLNAHTQSDLKITKIRHYRDPDYTKPAFAQMRDIVVVETNGGITGIGEGGSKEMIQNVAEMLIGEDPFRIEHLWQKVNRGYFYPSGRERLHAMGALDMALWDIKGKALNVPVYELLGGLTRDYIPCYSTGFPGQGTVKETAKACMEAGFYAFRTDGGVGSRDVFDVHKWLNNYRRHCEQIREGVGEDGQWCIDLHTRFDTAEAVTVCNMIEPLRPLFVEDLVRSENPGIYETLRAKVNVPIAVGEQFGDRWDINELVEDHLIDFSRVTLPNTGGITEFMKIAAICETHYVGLIPHFTGPISTAALVHALGASSGFVLTEILGNAATKTDYLNDDYLNFKNGKLYPTERPGLGVEFNPANVELINEITKGSEYNHPGFRRADGSFTNW
- the yiaA gene encoding inner membrane protein YiaA gives rise to the protein MNQKPSNAFVAASWIALLTGMIGYLVGLFRAEMMLNEKGYYFTVLMFGLFAVISLQKAVRDKLENIPVTDLYYSICWFCTVLCLVLLTIGLWNADLLPSEKGFYAFSFILSLFGVIAVQKNTRDSIATE
- a CDS encoding Nramp family divalent metal transporter, which translates into the protein MKKIAAFLLSIGPGLFCIGYTVGTGSVTSMAKAGSQYGSQLLWVLALSCIFSWALMEAYGRYAVVTGRTAVNSFKTELKFGKVLAVVLIVGIVIGQWNSLSGIVGLSANALYEIARLFLPGLPAESYWAVLSIAVVILAILYFLLIVGKYSFFEKILILFVTIMGVSFLISMFIVLPPPGEIAMGFIPSIPEGEGGSLLVAAFVGTTMAAPTFVVRPLLMQGKGWAREHTSLQSRDALSSALLMFVISASIMVTAMGALYYKGLTINKVIDMVYTLEPVAGKFAVALFMTGALSAGLSSVFPILMVAPLLISDYKNGELDLKSKLFKRLTAVACVVGLSVPILGANPIAAQIATQVANVFVLPLVIGGIIYMVNRKAVMGEHRAGWLLNTGLVLAFIFSCVISVIGFTALKDFF
- a CDS encoding TetR/AcrR family transcriptional regulator; translation: MKKTSENKLKWIECGYSLFASIGPEALNIERLSGLVSLSRSSFYYYFGDLVNFEHELLKTHIMHYKKFGQLMRDYVHFEQLFSDEIMENKIALAFHVSCSLTSQ
- a CDS encoding tetratricopeptide repeat protein; amino-acid sequence: MDLKELLLDKDFSFNRISSLIVIIVTSSLALMEIVIPFLKPYFENSIVHILTFVIVELVIVSFWYYKRSVFPLGNRKRQNLVIAITTEDVKQKVRIANDFAKELKRQLKNHGLNNTYEVVVLHNHLSETARHKIEMWIEARKANLMDSNESKSFLKMAKRLNAKFFVYGDLIIRNSSKSTYCLSIDALIMHAQTNVTNSKSLQREFAELWKREITFLEEDELNGFRSNAEQIFFTATYMMGLATLVDNKFEQGISIWNTLIKYIEQKPELAEYRLKVLQQKWVCCFLLSRLSYFRGDIELSLEYQEMYLEITPNEYDRHLSEAIRQVKLRGDAKLALEYVEKAAGMAGADGTWRYSKLYLLIKLGRMKEALIVFDEISQERYPNEIDSIYQVIKYNEVCYQEDENHIQSFFIIGCIMYKKLDRPLEAYERLEEFVSRASNNVSMDELRLRGEQYLGEINKVIGIK